One Algibacter sp. L3A6 genomic region harbors:
- a CDS encoding four helix bundle protein → MEIFHLTKSFPNSEQYVLISQIVRSSRSVCSNIAEGYRKRQYENILKVNYPMRIVKIPKHNYGSILH, encoded by the coding sequence ATGGAAATATTTCATCTCACTAAAAGCTTTCCTAATTCTGAGCAATATGTTTTAATTTCTCAAATAGTCAGATCAAGTCGATCGGTATGTTCAAATATTGCTGAGGGTTATAGAAAACGCCAGTATGAAAACATTTTAAAAGTAAACTATCCGATGCGGATAGTGAAAATTCCGAAACACAATTATGGCTCGATTTTGCATTAG
- a CDS encoding AAA family ATPase produces MEHNSTFPIKLTELDMLRDEASSYLKSVQWEQGSRAKNKDKDAKDESILLYLSRANSGSSVEITSVSKTILALKKRLLPDSVALPIHLNQTLYAVQEGITLGIWIKDSYYDASGLSSLNENKSALDSNGKREFESKMHTATAFMLFSTAYKILNDLKPFASDDLSVMKQKFAGIPEVSLLSPLKGFACSLFYFDKYLGHPEIVKSDKDVIDFTVVYFDALIGEIQLRKSSLEYTETIEDRTYKLEKSEFAISGWNNVFSGTAKSIEFNKIKFEQIVGNRDAKHFARRLTERMLSYDFTAKKNPFQELGGFMPVFMGYGIPGTGKSMLIAAIATRLKEHCDNLEIPFLFHPMPDTLISTFQGGSAEKMVEWMKPMQDPAKLIFAPIDDAENNLQERTAQGVSAGVKEVIGVFLRYTEGAYAVNYGNSSIGLFTNLPEMLDKAVISRVQGRFKIDGARTEHDFLDQDYIWWNKLNQSLPDFVNMENPESYKYLSDQGLSKNMGEILNTSSKPSEARVHAICDKVEAKFKSNEHLFYANLYQEMQKAFPFFSSRDVRNIQSAISLRLTDFDLEESWFENPETYFKQDYNTKFNMLQEVMKGNMKGLDFSEIRRQEVVRYLDNVATIADTDFKRKVDARVNQINIETAARKTFENGI; encoded by the coding sequence ATGGAACACAACTCAACTTTCCCGATAAAACTTACCGAACTCGATATGCTTCGTGACGAGGCTTCATCATACTTAAAAAGTGTGCAATGGGAGCAAGGCTCAAGAGCGAAAAATAAAGATAAGGATGCTAAAGACGAATCTATTTTACTCTATTTATCTAGAGCAAATAGCGGTTCTTCGGTAGAGATTACCTCGGTTTCTAAAACGATTTTAGCCTTAAAAAAGCGATTATTACCCGATTCTGTAGCACTTCCTATTCATTTAAATCAAACTCTTTATGCTGTGCAAGAAGGGATTACTTTGGGTATTTGGATTAAGGATAGTTATTATGATGCTTCGGGATTATCTAGTTTAAACGAAAATAAATCGGCTTTAGATTCTAACGGAAAACGTGAGTTCGAAAGTAAAATGCATACCGCAACGGCATTCATGTTATTTTCAACTGCTTATAAAATCCTAAACGATTTAAAACCTTTTGCTTCAGACGATTTATCGGTTATGAAACAGAAATTTGCTGGTATTCCAGAGGTTTCATTGTTATCACCTTTAAAAGGATTTGCTTGTAGTTTGTTTTATTTTGATAAATATCTTGGACATCCAGAAATTGTAAAGTCTGATAAAGATGTTATCGATTTTACTGTTGTGTATTTTGATGCTTTAATTGGCGAAATTCAACTTAGAAAAAGTAGTTTAGAGTATACAGAAACCATTGAAGATAGAACGTATAAACTAGAAAAATCGGAGTTTGCTATATCTGGCTGGAATAATGTGTTTTCGGGAACTGCCAAAAGTATAGAATTCAACAAAATAAAATTTGAACAAATTGTAGGTAATCGAGATGCGAAACACTTTGCGCGTCGTTTAACAGAGCGTATGCTGAGTTACGATTTTACCGCAAAAAAGAATCCGTTTCAGGAACTTGGTGGGTTTATGCCGGTTTTTATGGGCTACGGAATTCCTGGTACAGGAAAAAGTATGCTTATTGCAGCTATTGCAACTCGACTAAAAGAGCATTGTGATAATTTAGAAATCCCGTTTTTGTTTCATCCTATGCCAGATACTTTAATTTCCACTTTTCAAGGTGGATCGGCAGAAAAAATGGTAGAATGGATGAAACCGATGCAAGATCCTGCAAAATTGATTTTTGCACCTATTGATGATGCCGAAAACAATTTACAAGAGCGTACAGCTCAAGGTGTATCTGCAGGTGTAAAAGAAGTTATTGGCGTGTTTTTACGCTATACAGAAGGCGCTTATGCGGTAAATTACGGTAACAGTTCTATTGGTTTGTTTACCAATTTACCCGAAATGTTAGATAAGGCCGTGATTTCTCGTGTACAAGGTCGTTTTAAAATTGATGGGGCCCGAACGGAACACGATTTTTTAGATCAAGATTACATTTGGTGGAATAAACTAAACCAATCTTTACCCGATTTTGTAAATATGGAAAACCCTGAAAGTTATAAGTATTTAAGCGATCAAGGGCTTTCTAAAAATATGGGTGAAATATTAAACACATCTAGTAAACCTAGTGAAGCTAGAGTGCATGCTATTTGCGATAAGGTGGAAGCTAAATTTAAAAGTAACGAGCATTTGTTTTATGCCAATTTGTATCAAGAAATGCAAAAGGCTTTCCCGTTCTTTTCATCTCGTGATGTTAGAAATATTCAGTCTGCTATTTCTTTACGTCTTACCGATTTTGATTTAGAAGAAAGCTGGTTTGAAAACCCTGAAACTTATTTCAAACAAGATTACAACACCAAGTTTAATATGCTTCAGGAAGTTATGAAAGGGAATATGAAAGGTTTAGATTTTTCTGAAATTAGACGTCAGGAAGTGGTACGCTATTTAGATAACGTTGCCACTATTGCCGATACCGATTTTAAACGCAAAGTAGACGCTAGAGTAAACCAAATAAATATAGAAACCGCAGCAAGAAAAACCTTCGAGAATGGCATCTAA
- a CDS encoding NUDIX domain-containing protein — MASKRLKNIKSTLLSDNYYILKKLSFDYLMTNGTWVNQMREVYDRGDGAGILLYNTEKQTVILTKQFRMPTYQNDNKDGFLVEITAGMLDKDNPEDCIIRETEEEVGYRINKVTKVYEAYTSPGVMTEKMHFFIAEYTDDMKVSEGGGVETETEDIEVLELPIKEAIEMLNNGEIQDMRTIVLLQYAIINGLGKR, encoded by the coding sequence ATGGCATCTAAAAGATTAAAAAATATAAAAAGCACGTTGCTTTCTGATAATTATTACATCCTTAAAAAATTAAGTTTCGATTATTTAATGACTAACGGTACTTGGGTTAACCAAATGCGCGAAGTTTACGATAGAGGAGACGGGGCGGGAATTTTACTTTACAATACCGAAAAACAGACGGTTATTTTAACCAAACAGTTCCGAATGCCTACGTATCAAAATGATAATAAGGACGGTTTTTTGGTAGAAATTACTGCTGGGATGTTGGATAAAGATAACCCGGAAGACTGTATTATTAGAGAAACCGAAGAGGAAGTGGGTTACCGTATAAATAAAGTAACCAAAGTTTATGAAGCGTATACATCGCCTGGTGTAATGACCGAGAAAATGCATTTTTTTATCGCGGAGTATACCGATGATATGAAGGTGAGCGAAGGCGGCGGTGTAGAAACTGAAACTGAAGATATTGAAGTGCTAGAATTACCCATTAAAGAAGCGATAGAGATGCTTAATAACGGTGAAATTCAGGATATGCGGACTATTGTTTTGTTGCAGTATGCTATTATTAATGGATTGGGTAAAAGGTAA
- a CDS encoding lipocalin family protein, translated as MKTNTLLFTALISILTFSSCNDDEDSSTDPDFSNLIVGIWEIDKQLLNDNNLGFEDECQDIETTEFKMDGTFYITELDPVGEDCVEANPSLGNWTIQNSTITMNYSQVGDLTVDETYIFEILELSDSNLKIKTDSVDIDGDGEADDFELQYVK; from the coding sequence ATGAAAACAAATACATTATTATTTACAGCATTAATTTCAATTTTAACTTTTAGTTCATGCAACGATGACGAAGACTCATCAACCGATCCTGATTTTTCTAATTTAATAGTTGGAATATGGGAAATCGATAAGCAATTATTAAATGACAATAATCTAGGTTTTGAAGATGAGTGTCAGGATATTGAGACAACTGAATTTAAAATGGATGGTACTTTTTATATAACAGAATTGGATCCAGTAGGAGAAGATTGTGTGGAGGCTAACCCATCTCTAGGAAATTGGACTATTCAGAATTCAACAATTACAATGAACTACTCTCAAGTTGGAGATTTAACTGTAGACGAAACTTATATTTTTGAGATTTTAGAATTGTCGGATTCTAATTTAAAAATAAAAACTGATTCAGTTGATATCGACGGCGATGGAGAAGCGGATGATTTTGAATTACAATATGTAAAATAA
- a CDS encoding DUF6638 family protein, with protein MQKLLEANLYRSELISVSGKLVERYNKCLVKLGFSETKLKSFQIDGIGWSPQVAEEKGEINYLNNGEANPHGIIISPLQKGKPVYLPFHTFDRELMKFVFKIHGDKIKDITRDCAICLDFDQGIDAFYEPLDVLKYKTINIHFHLINDLLNVQKQQCELVETFNRDQNFIDENIQAALLQSAKKHGDLRERDLDLHELQYTTSSFYTRAFGGVYVLRDFITPIVVFEDETWHKEAIKDTNYDVLIFHISQPELMVKLRDHVIIECDLEEVVKDKRYERVKKYEMASYLKDTQHPIKDILNDPILYKSYLNKLDIKARKKVMSVERYLEKLETSNQYKISDIVDSKMYEALHQPHSSLSAKHQDLIWMLLVNISPRDVLFMYWFDKEAFYSSFETWDESLKDWAIETISNNI; from the coding sequence ATGCAAAAATTACTAGAAGCGAATTTATACCGAAGCGAACTCATTTCAGTGAGCGGGAAACTCGTCGAGCGTTACAATAAATGTTTGGTAAAGCTTGGTTTTTCGGAAACAAAATTAAAGTCTTTTCAAATTGATGGTATTGGTTGGAGCCCACAAGTAGCAGAAGAAAAGGGGGAAATAAATTACCTGAATAACGGTGAGGCAAATCCGCATGGTATTATAATTTCGCCTTTACAAAAAGGGAAACCGGTGTATTTACCGTTTCATACATTCGACAGAGAACTCATGAAATTTGTATTTAAAATTCATGGTGATAAAATTAAAGATATCACAAGAGATTGTGCGATTTGTTTAGATTTCGATCAAGGTATTGATGCGTTTTACGAGCCTTTAGATGTTTTAAAGTACAAAACGATAAACATCCATTTTCATTTAATTAACGATTTGCTTAACGTTCAAAAACAACAATGCGAACTGGTTGAAACCTTTAATAGAGATCAGAATTTTATAGACGAAAATATTCAGGCTGCTTTATTACAATCTGCTAAAAAACATGGTGATTTACGCGAGCGCGATTTAGACTTGCACGAACTTCAATACACCACGAGTTCGTTCTACACACGTGCTTTTGGTGGAGTTTATGTATTGCGCGATTTTATTACGCCTATTGTTGTTTTTGAAGATGAAACTTGGCATAAGGAAGCTATAAAAGATACTAATTACGATGTTTTAATATTTCATATTTCGCAGCCCGAACTTATGGTTAAGCTTCGTGATCATGTTATTATAGAATGCGATTTGGAAGAGGTTGTAAAAGACAAACGTTACGAACGCGTTAAAAAATACGAGATGGCATCGTATTTAAAAGATACACAACACCCTATAAAGGACATTTTAAACGACCCGATTTTATATAAAAGTTATTTAAATAAACTCGACATTAAAGCTCGTAAAAAAGTAATGAGTGTAGAGCGTTATTTAGAAAAGCTGGAAACGAGTAATCAATATAAAATTTCCGATATTGTAGATTCTAAAATGTACGAAGCACTGCACCAACCACATTCGTCTTTATCTGCCAAACATCAAGATTTAATTTGGATGCTTTTGGTAAATATTTCGCCCAGAGATGTATTGTTTATGTATTGGTTCGATAAAGAAGCATTTTACAGTAGTTTTGAAACTTGGGATGAATCCTTAAAAGATTGGGCTATAGAAACTATTAGTAACAATATTTAA
- a CDS encoding peptidylprolyl isomerase — MSQVKENNTVKVNYTGKLTDGQVFDSSVGKEPVEFTLGQGQLIPGFEKGLIDMKVNEKKTITIAKEEAYGEINANLIQEVQKSELPQEMAPEVGMGLVSKSPDGQEFNLVVVEVKEESIVVDGNHPLAGKDLVFDLEVLEIK, encoded by the coding sequence ATGAGTCAAGTAAAAGAGAATAACACGGTAAAAGTAAATTACACAGGTAAATTAACAGACGGACAAGTTTTTGATAGTTCAGTAGGGAAAGAGCCAGTAGAATTTACTTTAGGACAAGGACAACTAATTCCTGGTTTTGAGAAAGGGTTAATCGATATGAAAGTGAATGAGAAAAAAACCATTACAATTGCTAAAGAAGAAGCATATGGGGAAATTAATGCAAATCTAATTCAAGAGGTTCAAAAATCAGAACTTCCTCAAGAAATGGCTCCAGAAGTAGGTATGGGCTTAGTGTCTAAATCTCCAGATGGGCAAGAATTTAATTTAGTTGTTGTAGAAGTTAAAGAGGAATCTATTGTTGTAGATGGAAATCATCCTTTAGCTGGTAAAGATCTTGTTTTTGATCTTGAAGTTTTAGAGATTAAATAA
- a CDS encoding sensor histidine kinase has protein sequence MIAPDFPKNERERLAQLNKYKLLDTLPESDFDNITSLVATICEVPISLITLLDSDRNFLKSHHGIDIQESPRNISFCGHAILQDDIFIVEDARKDIRFKDNPLVAGVNAIFYAGVPLITKEGLALGTLCIYDHVPRKLTETQKKALITIAKQVLNLFDLRLNNRLLAESKQELTDRNNELGKFASHVSHDLKSPLANIMSLTTFLKEDEANVFSSESIEYISFIEESAESLKNYIDGILIHYKASELLNADKEYVQLNSVFEDIQRIHSLSHDQFKVGTYTDNIFIIKAAVTQILINLVDNAFKYNNKHKPEVILKFSENKTDYIFTVTDNGNGIEKEQQDQVFKLFNNNNQVDVKGNKGTGIGLFTVKNLVKKLGGTIKLESEIDKGSTFTFNVAK, from the coding sequence ATGATAGCACCCGATTTCCCTAAAAATGAAAGAGAACGCCTTGCGCAACTTAATAAATACAAATTACTAGATACACTCCCTGAAAGTGACTTCGATAACATAACGAGTTTAGTGGCTACCATTTGTGAAGTCCCTATATCGTTAATTACATTGCTAGATTCTGATCGTAATTTTTTAAAATCACATCATGGTATCGACATCCAAGAATCTCCTCGAAATATTTCATTTTGTGGGCATGCCATATTGCAAGATGATATTTTTATTGTTGAAGATGCTAGAAAAGATATAAGGTTTAAAGACAACCCGCTCGTCGCTGGCGTAAATGCTATTTTTTATGCCGGTGTACCTTTAATTACAAAAGAAGGCCTTGCGTTAGGTACCTTATGCATATACGACCATGTGCCTAGGAAACTAACAGAAACACAAAAAAAAGCATTAATTACTATTGCGAAGCAAGTTCTAAATTTATTCGATTTAAGATTAAATAATAGATTACTCGCTGAATCTAAACAAGAATTAACGGATAGAAATAATGAACTTGGCAAATTTGCCAGCCACGTGTCTCATGACCTAAAATCGCCTTTGGCTAATATTATGTCTTTAACTACTTTTTTAAAAGAAGATGAAGCCAATGTATTTTCAAGTGAATCTATAGAATATATTAGTTTTATTGAAGAGTCCGCAGAGTCTTTAAAAAATTACATCGATGGTATTCTAATTCATTATAAGGCTAGTGAATTGTTAAATGCTGATAAAGAATATGTGCAGCTAAATTCTGTTTTTGAAGACATACAACGGATCCATTCATTAAGTCACGACCAATTTAAAGTTGGCACATACACCGATAATATTTTTATAATAAAAGCGGCAGTAACACAAATACTAATAAATTTAGTTGATAATGCCTTTAAATACAATAACAAGCACAAACCAGAAGTTATTTTAAAATTTTCTGAAAATAAAACCGACTACATATTTACGGTTACAGATAATGGAAATGGTATTGAAAAGGAGCAACAAGACCAAGTTTTTAAACTTTTTAACAATAATAACCAAGTAGATGTTAAAGGTAATAAAGGTACTGGTATTGGTTTGTTTACAGTAAAAAACTTAGTTAAAAAATTGGGAGGAACCATTAAACTCGAATCAGAAATAGATAAAGGCAGCACCTTTACTTTTAATGTTGCCAAGTAA